One genomic window of Aggregatilinea lenta includes the following:
- a CDS encoding GNAT family N-acetyltransferase, whose amino-acid sequence MKLTFYDSVSLFADLADEWDLLLAESSANRVFSSYVWQTTWWEAYQPGQIWALAARDDNGTLQGIAPWFLCGRDPQALKVSQIGCVDVTDYLEVIVRKGQEEAVFTAFAEYIAAHTELYNILELCNIPESSPMLAWLPDLMRARALSCVQEIQDVCPVILLPDAWEDYVNSLDKKNRHELRRKLRRAGLVTWYIVGPDHDIEAEMERFFTLMRSSSSLKAEFLEDPHHAAFFSAVTPKLLEQRWLQLAFLMIGGKPAATYLNFIIGERVMVYNSGHNPDLSNYSPGIVLLARLIEYAIEHSYRTFDFLRGDEAYKYDLGGRDTQVYSLTIRAGAQD is encoded by the coding sequence GTGAAACTCACTTTTTACGACAGCGTCTCGCTGTTCGCCGATCTGGCGGACGAGTGGGATTTACTGCTGGCTGAGAGCAGCGCCAACCGGGTGTTTTCATCGTATGTATGGCAGACAACATGGTGGGAGGCTTACCAGCCGGGCCAGATCTGGGCGCTAGCGGCGCGGGATGACAACGGGACATTGCAAGGCATCGCACCATGGTTTCTGTGCGGCAGGGATCCGCAAGCGCTCAAGGTCAGCCAGATCGGCTGCGTGGACGTCACCGATTACCTGGAAGTGATCGTGCGCAAGGGCCAGGAAGAGGCGGTGTTCACCGCCTTCGCGGAGTACATCGCGGCGCACACAGAGCTGTATAACATCCTGGAGCTGTGCAACATCCCCGAATCGTCGCCGATGCTCGCGTGGCTGCCGGACCTGATGCGCGCGCGCGCCCTGTCGTGTGTGCAGGAGATCCAGGATGTCTGTCCGGTCATCTTGCTGCCTGATGCGTGGGAAGACTACGTCAACAGCCTGGACAAGAAGAACCGCCACGAACTGCGGCGTAAGCTGCGCCGGGCCGGACTGGTGACGTGGTATATCGTCGGGCCGGACCACGACATCGAGGCAGAAATGGAACGCTTCTTCACCCTGATGCGTTCTAGCTCCTCACTGAAGGCCGAATTTCTCGAAGATCCGCACCACGCCGCGTTCTTCAGCGCGGTTACGCCCAAGCTGCTCGAACAGCGCTGGCTGCAACTCGCGTTCCTGATGATCGGCGGGAAACCGGCGGCCACGTACTTGAACTTCATCATCGGCGAACGGGTGATGGTGTATAACTCCGGCCATAACCCGGACCTAAGCAACTACAGTCCCGGCATCGTGCTGTTGGCGCGGCTGATTGAATACGCGATCGAGCACAGCTACCGCACGTTTGACTTCCTGCGCGGCGACGAAGCGTACAAGTACGACCTCGGCGGGCGGGACACACAGGTTTACAGCCTCACCATTCGCGCCGGGGCGCAGGACTGA